A portion of the Luxibacter massiliensis genome contains these proteins:
- a CDS encoding MBL fold metallo-hydrolase translates to MRLCSIASGSSGNCIYVGSDNTHLLVDTGISKKRIDAGLKELEIKGEELDGILITHEHSDHIQGLGVFSRKYGVPVYATPGTIEGIKGYSSLGKLPEGILHPIHIDESFTLGDITVDPFRISHDANEPSGYRMNCGDKSVAVATDLGIYDEYTVSRLKNLDAVLLEANHDIHMLEVGSYPYPLKRRVMGDKGHLSNELSGRLLCDILHDNLKHIVLGHLSKENNYARLAYETVKLEVTLGDTGFKGEDLHMFVAGRDTVSEIVTV, encoded by the coding sequence ATGAGATTATGCAGCATCGCAAGCGGCAGCAGTGGCAATTGTATCTATGTAGGCAGCGATAACACACATCTGCTTGTAGATACAGGAATCAGTAAAAAAAGGATTGACGCAGGGTTAAAGGAACTGGAAATAAAAGGAGAAGAACTGGATGGAATTTTGATTACCCATGAGCATTCCGACCACATACAGGGCCTGGGAGTATTCAGCAGAAAATATGGGGTGCCTGTATATGCCACCCCTGGGACTATCGAAGGGATTAAAGGATACTCTTCTCTGGGAAAGCTGCCCGAGGGGATTCTGCACCCCATACATATAGATGAAAGCTTTACTCTGGGGGATATTACAGTAGACCCTTTCCGGATTTCCCACGACGCCAATGAACCTTCCGGCTACCGCATGAATTGTGGGGATAAGTCAGTGGCAGTGGCTACAGACCTGGGGATCTATGATGAATATACTGTATCCAGGCTGAAAAATTTAGACGCAGTCCTGCTGGAGGCAAACCATGACATCCATATGCTGGAGGTGGGGTCTTACCCATACCCTTTAAAGAGGAGGGTCATGGGAGATAAAGGACATCTTTCTAATGAATTGTCAGGAAGGCTCCTTTGTGATATACTACATGATAATTTGAAGCATATTGTGCTGGGGCATTTAAGCAAGGAGAATAATTATGCCAGGCTGGCTTATGAGACAGTAAAACTTGAGGTAACTCTGGGCGATACCGGGTTCAAAGGCGAGGATTTACATATGTTTGTGGCTGGGAGAGATACTGTTTCAGAGATTGTTACCGTGTAA
- a CDS encoding ACT domain-containing protein, with protein sequence MVTVLGKDAVGIIARVCTYLAENKINILDISQTIVQGYFNMMMIVDVTAIEKDFKLVCDELEALGEDIGVDIRCQRDEIFKKMHRI encoded by the coding sequence ATCGTTACAGTTCTGGGAAAAGACGCAGTCGGAATTATCGCGCGGGTATGCACCTATCTTGCGGAGAATAAAATCAATATTCTGGATATTTCCCAGACCATTGTCCAGGGGTATTTCAATATGATGATGATTGTGGACGTGACTGCAATAGAGAAAGATTTTAAGCTGGTCTGCGATGAGCTGGAAGCACTGGGAGAAGATATTGGGGTGGATATCCGCTGCCAGAGAGACGAGATTTTTAAGAAAATGCACCGGATTTAG
- the coaE gene encoding dephospho-CoA kinase (Dephospho-CoA kinase (CoaE) performs the final step in coenzyme A biosynthesis.): MKVIGITGGVGAGKSKVLHFLEAEYGAVVCQLDHVAFMLQRKGQPCFDEIVKEFGEEVRRPDGELDRQKLAEVVFGDQQRLGRLNAIVHPLVKEWVRRDIIEKEKEHIPLYVIEAALLPEAGYEDICGEIWYIYASEDARRKRLKSSRGYSDERISRMIESQSPDEGFRKVCQAVIDNSGPFEYTKKQIGEIL, from the coding sequence ATGAAGGTGATTGGGATTACAGGAGGCGTGGGGGCAGGCAAAAGTAAGGTCCTGCATTTCCTTGAGGCGGAATATGGGGCAGTTGTCTGCCAGCTGGACCATGTGGCCTTTATGCTCCAGAGAAAGGGGCAGCCTTGTTTTGATGAAATTGTAAAGGAATTCGGAGAAGAAGTAAGAAGGCCGGACGGGGAATTAGACCGGCAGAAGCTGGCAGAGGTTGTCTTTGGGGACCAGCAAAGGCTGGGCCGCTTAAATGCCATTGTACATCCCCTTGTAAAAGAATGGGTACGCAGAGATATCATTGAGAAAGAAAAAGAACATATTCCCCTGTATGTGATTGAGGCTGCCCTTTTGCCAGAGGCCGGCTATGAGGACATCTGCGGGGAAATATGGTATATTTATGCCAGTGAGGATGCCAGGAGAAAGAGACTGAAAAGCTCCCGGGGATATTCAGATGAGAGGATCAGCCGAATGATAGAATCCCAGTCCCCGGATGAGGGTTTCAGGAAGGTATGCCAGGCTGTAATAGACAATAGCGGGCCTTTTGAATATACGAAGAAACAAATAGGAGAGATATTATGA
- the polA gene encoding DNA polymerase I: MSEKIVLIDGHSILNRAFYGVPDLTNAKGLHTNAVYGFLNIMFKILDEEKPQYLTVTFDVHAPTFRHEMYAEYKGTRKPMAEELRQQVPVIKEVLKAMDIEIIEQAGLEADDLLGTISRLCEEKGLEVAIISGDRDTLQLATEHVKVRIPRTRQGRTEIEDYYAADVKETLGVTPREFIDVKALMGDTSDNIPGVPGVGEKTATKIISEYGSIENAHAHAADIKPPRASKNLVEYWEQACMSKTLATINQNADITFCLEDAVYKNPYTKEAYSYFQELQFKNMLGRFDVEASSNQVEDFFHEAQGRKAADLIFAEAQKAEVVGAAISREPGNTPPLFAHPSGYGRVAIAFGNEKIYSIPCDMETDMEYLFGKLAETAGKGRTFSMFDIKGDLPLLGDIPKEHCFDAVIAAYLLNPLKSDYHYEDVAGEYLNLMVDDRADEAKKACYEAYTAFAAVAPLSSRMQAEGMYHLFTDIEMPLIFTLYDMEQAGIQVEAEALKFYGEQLGKRIVELEKEIYDMAGESFNINSPKQLGVILFDHMKLPNGKKTKTGYSTAADVLDKLAPDYPVVAKILEYRQLSKLKSTYADGLAAYIGDDGRIHGKFNQTVTATGRISSTEPNLQNIPVRMELGRLIRKVFVPREGCVFIDADYSQIELRILAHCSGDEQLIQAYREAQDIHRMTASQVFHTPFEEVTDLQRRNAKAVNFGIVYGISSFGLSQDLSITRKEAAQYIENYFETYPGIKRFLDDTVSHAKQEGYVVTLFGRRRPVPELKSSNFMQRNFGERVAMNAPIQGSAADIMKIAMIGVNKELKERGFKSRLILQVHDELLIEAVQEEVKEVKEILERQMESAADLDVPLIVDMHTGENWYEAK; this comes from the coding sequence ATGAGTGAAAAAATAGTATTGATAGACGGCCATAGCATTTTAAACAGGGCATTTTATGGGGTTCCGGATTTGACCAATGCAAAAGGACTTCATACAAATGCTGTGTATGGATTCCTGAATATAATGTTTAAGATATTGGATGAGGAGAAACCCCAGTATCTGACAGTTACCTTTGATGTCCACGCCCCTACTTTCAGACATGAAATGTATGCGGAATATAAAGGGACAAGGAAACCAATGGCTGAGGAGCTGAGGCAGCAGGTGCCTGTGATAAAGGAGGTCCTTAAGGCCATGGATATCGAAATCATTGAGCAGGCGGGCCTGGAGGCAGACGACCTGCTTGGGACGATTTCCAGGCTCTGTGAGGAGAAAGGATTGGAAGTGGCAATTATTTCGGGAGACCGGGACACACTGCAGCTGGCAACTGAGCATGTAAAAGTCCGGATCCCAAGGACAAGGCAGGGAAGGACCGAGATTGAGGATTATTATGCCGCAGATGTAAAGGAAACATTGGGGGTGACGCCCCGGGAATTTATTGATGTCAAGGCTCTTATGGGGGATACATCAGACAATATTCCCGGAGTGCCCGGAGTGGGGGAAAAGACAGCCACTAAGATCATTTCTGAATATGGATCTATAGAAAATGCCCATGCCCACGCAGCAGATATCAAGCCTCCCAGGGCCAGCAAAAATCTGGTGGAATATTGGGAGCAGGCATGTATGAGCAAGACACTTGCAACCATCAACCAAAATGCAGATATTACGTTCTGTCTTGAGGATGCTGTATACAAAAACCCGTACACAAAAGAAGCATATAGTTATTTTCAGGAACTCCAGTTCAAAAATATGCTGGGCCGTTTTGATGTGGAAGCATCCTCCAACCAGGTGGAGGACTTTTTTCATGAGGCACAGGGGCGAAAGGCTGCAGATCTGATTTTTGCAGAAGCTCAAAAGGCGGAGGTTGTAGGGGCAGCCATTTCCAGGGAGCCTGGAAACACCCCCCCTCTTTTTGCCCACCCGTCAGGATATGGGAGGGTGGCCATTGCCTTTGGGAATGAGAAGATTTATTCTATCCCCTGCGACATGGAGACAGATATGGAATATCTATTTGGGAAATTGGCGGAAACGGCGGGAAAGGGCAGGACTTTTTCCATGTTTGACATAAAAGGGGATCTGCCCCTTCTGGGGGACATCCCCAAGGAGCACTGTTTTGATGCGGTGATAGCTGCCTATCTATTGAACCCTCTGAAAAGTGATTATCATTATGAGGATGTGGCAGGAGAGTATTTAAACCTGATGGTGGATGACAGGGCAGATGAGGCTAAGAAAGCGTGCTATGAGGCATATACCGCATTTGCCGCCGTGGCGCCTTTGAGCAGCAGGATGCAGGCAGAGGGTATGTACCATCTTTTTACAGATATTGAAATGCCCCTTATATTTACGCTGTATGATATGGAGCAGGCAGGAATCCAGGTGGAAGCGGAGGCCCTGAAGTTCTATGGGGAACAACTGGGCAAGAGGATTGTGGAGCTGGAAAAAGAAATCTACGATATGGCAGGGGAATCCTTCAATATCAATTCCCCTAAACAGCTGGGCGTAATTTTGTTCGACCATATGAAGCTGCCAAACGGAAAGAAAACTAAGACTGGATATTCCACCGCCGCCGACGTGCTGGACAAGCTGGCCCCGGATTATCCGGTGGTGGCTAAAATACTGGAGTACAGGCAGCTTTCTAAATTAAAATCCACCTATGCAGATGGACTGGCAGCCTATATCGGGGATGATGGGAGAATACATGGGAAATTCAACCAGACTGTGACTGCCACTGGGCGTATCAGCAGTACGGAACCCAACCTGCAGAATATTCCGGTCAGGATGGAGCTGGGGCGCCTGATACGTAAAGTCTTTGTTCCCCGGGAAGGGTGTGTCTTTATTGATGCGGATTATTCCCAGATTGAACTGCGTATACTGGCCCACTGCTCTGGGGATGAACAGCTAATACAGGCTTACAGGGAGGCGCAGGATATCCACCGTATGACAGCTTCCCAGGTATTCCACACGCCTTTTGAAGAAGTGACAGACCTGCAGAGAAGGAATGCAAAGGCCGTAAATTTTGGGATCGTATATGGGATTAGTTCTTTTGGCCTGAGCCAGGATCTGAGTATTACACGAAAAGAAGCGGCGCAATATATTGAAAATTATTTTGAGACCTATCCAGGCATCAAAAGGTTTTTGGATGACACCGTATCCCATGCAAAGCAGGAAGGGTATGTAGTTACCTTATTTGGAAGAAGGCGCCCTGTGCCGGAACTGAAATCAAGTAATTTTATGCAGCGGAATTTTGGGGAGAGGGTTGCCATGAATGCGCCTATCCAGGGTTCTGCCGCAGATATCATGAAAATCGCCATGATAGGAGTGAACAAAGAGTTAAAAGAGAGAGGGTTTAAGTCCCGCCTGATTCTGCAGGTGCACGATGAACTTCTCATTGAGGCAGTCCAGGAGGAAGTAAAGGAAGTGAAAGAAATACTGGAGCGTCAGATGGAGAGTGCGGCAGATTTGGATGTGCCCTTAATTGTGGACATGCACACAGGAGAAAACTGGTACGAGGCAAAATAA